The following proteins come from a genomic window of Theileria equi strain WA chromosome 2 map unlocalized gcontig_1105316255037, whole genome shotgun sequence:
- a CDS encoding conserved hypothetical protein (encoded by transcript BEWA_043250A), protein MSETSDDRLSFCLDRMRDRAQDVLNIDLQKLSKRSRIETLQTLRKQLAEKRREEFLERLKRFSSYNARHIDNNYSGNNSQDYNNSSDSEDSSALSVMFNSRYFSIKSFVSKNITSILVWPDFIIATDTHIREEATALCNSLVCVRPEGHRVLVLVDNFCAIEFSKNGKIRRRFKVHFTRGPTILDCVLLDYNKKLEVKDLHYYVSDILMYNGCLLASSEAACRIFIMRSRLEEAYISRPIGEPIFTPLEYKECTRESMIDAYYSMNDLEHEKDSLVFVDKNAGYIGGYNPNWLCWRDGNTSKYASTCEVRAKVIVEGSFLKTLDDVIIGSVPDGVNLEDSDIATIRIHDVNLKDTKITSFQICEQTLTRGHKARRVADPMRKIIRAWLNTKTNPEFSFNRLIDTVSTFSNKF, encoded by the exons ATGTCCGAAACAAGCGATGATAGACTCTCGTTTTGCTTAGATCGAATGCGAGATAGAGCACAAGATGTGCTAAACATCGATCTACAAAAACTCTCAAAAAGAAGTAGAATCGAGACTTTACAGACATTAAGAAAGCAACTAGCAGAGAAAAGACGTGAAGAATTTCTTGAACGACTAAAACGATTTTCTAGCTATAATGCCAGGCACATAGATAACAATTATTCTGGCAATAATTCTCAAGATTATAATAATTCCAGTGACTCAGAAGATAGCTCTGCGTTGAGTGTTATGTTTAACTCCAGATAtttttctataaaatcCTTCGTGTCCAAGAACATCACATCAATACTAGTGTGGCCAGATTTTATAATAGCTACCGATACTCATATAAGGGAAGAAGCTACAGCTCTGTGTAATAGTCTTGTTTGTGTGAGACCAGAAGGGCATAGAGTTCTTGTGCTTGTAGACAATTTTTGTGCAATTGAATTTAGCAAAAATGGGAAAATAAGAAGACGCTTCAAGGTGCATTTTACCAGAGGTCCTACGATACTTGATTGTGTTTTACTTgattataataaaaaaCTAGAGGTGAAAGACCTACACTATTATGTCTCCGATATTTTGATGTATAATGGATGCCTTTTGGCATCATCTGAAGCGGCATGCCGCATATTTATTATGCGTAGCAG GTTGGAGGAAGCATACATATCCCGTCCTATAGGGGAACCAATTTTTACTCCTTTGGAATACAAAGAATGTACTCGTGAATCTATGATTGATGCATATTACAG CATGAACGATCTAGAGCACGAAAAGGACTCTTTAGTTTTTGTGGATAAAAATGCCGGCTATATTGGAGGATATAATCCTAACTGGTTATGCTGGAGAGATGGAAACACTAG TAAATACGCATCAACATGTGAAGTAAGGGCCAAGGTTATCGTAGAAGGTTCCTTCTTGAAAACGCTTGACGATGTTATAATTGGCAGTGTTCCAGATGGAGTAAACTTGGAGGACTCCGATATCGCAACAATTAGAATACATGATGTTAATCTGAAAGATACAAAGATCACCAGTTTTCAAATATGTGAGCAGACACTTACCCGAGGTCATAAAGCCAGGCGAGTTGCAGATCCAATGCGAAAAATAATAAGGGCCTGGTTAAACACAAAGACTAATCCAGAGTTCTCATTCAATAGACTTATAGACACTGtttcaaccttttcaaataaaTTCTGA
- a CDS encoding acylphosphatase, putative (encoded by transcript BEWA_043260A) yields MFIWYTRYYPIRGVPLNHSEQYTLAVMAKSFNFTFIVRGKVQGVFFRKYTKIEADKLGIKGYVQNHVDGSVVGAGQTVEKQAMESFRHFLEHVGSPNSVIESCTFEFNEEDGSHKYDSFSIKY; encoded by the coding sequence ATGTTTATCTGGTATACACGCTATTATCCTATCAGGGGAGTCCCCCTTAATCACAGTGAACAGTATACATTAGCTGTGATGGCGAAGTCGTTTAATTTCACGTTTATAGTACGCGGGAAAGTGCAAGGTGTATTTTTTAGAAAATACACAAAGATAGAGGCCGATAAACTTGGGATAAAGGGATACGTACAAAACCATGTCGATGGAAGCGTCGTAGGTGCAGGTCAGACCGTTGAAAAACAGGCAATGGAATCTTTTAGACACTTTTTAGAACATGTAGGATCACCCAATTCTGTTATTGAATCATGTACCTTCGAATTCAATGAAGAGGATGGATCACACAAATACGATTCCTTCAGTATAAAATATTGA